Proteins encoded within one genomic window of Equus przewalskii isolate Varuska chromosome 3, EquPr2, whole genome shotgun sequence:
- the STBD1 gene encoding starch-binding domain-containing protein 1: MGAVWSALLVGGGLAGALFIWLLRDTGKEGDAEQEKDASPGEAAAAGGDQGGGGGLSPGPSKPELVTKPEHLQESNGCLISETKGPGSLQAAACRRQSPSGEDGDCVSPRDHVPSGQFPETESLTTSETGHSKGYSRNERFESPREERGFQKGQETPAKAAPCFAGKLPSSNLVTDRAKEDVSRAQLDHQTPADHEDWEMVSRHSSWGDVGLGGSLKAPVLNPNQGMDYGRSTLVDARGQEMDVKQKRVVAMSSESRQVSVRFQVHYVTSTGVQFIAVTGDHESLGRWNTYIPLQGSKDGFWSHSVSLPADTVVEWKFVVVENGEVTRWEECSNRFLETGHEDKVVHKWWGIP, translated from the exons ATGGGCGCCGTGTGGTCTGCCTTGCTGGTCGGAGGGGGTCTGGCCGGGGCGCTTTTTATTTGGCTGCTGCGGGACACGGGAAAGGAGGGGGACGCGGAGCAGGAGAAGGACGCCTCTCCTGGGGAGGCTGCGGCTGCGGGAGGCGATCAGGGTGGCGGCGGCGGCCTGAGCCCTGGACCTTCCAAGCCGGAGTTGGTCACCAAACCAG aGCATCTGCAAGAAAGCAATGGATGTTTGATTTCAGAGACCAAAGGCCCTGGCAGCCTGCAGGCAGCAGCGTGCAGACGGCAGAGTCCTTCGGGAGAAGATGGTGACTGTGTCAGTCCAAGAGACCATGTTCCTTCTGGACAGTTTCCAGAGACAGAATCTCTAACTACATCTGAGACTGGGCACTCCAAGGGTTACTCAAGAAATGAGAGGTTTGAATCTCCTAGAGAAGAACGGGGATTTCAAAAAGGACAAGAGACGCCTGCTAAAGCAGCTCCATGTTTTGCAGGGAAGTTGCCTTCTAGCAACCTGGTCACGGATAGAGCTAAAGAAGATGTGAGCCGTGCGCAGCTGGACCATCAGACCCCGGCTGACCACGAGGACTGGGAAATGGTGTCCAGGCACTCATCTTGGGGAGATGTTGGTTTGGGTGGCAGTCTTAAGGCTCCAGTGTTAAACCCAAACCAAGGAATGGACTATGGCAGAAGCACTCTTGTGGATGCAAGAGGTCAGGAAATGGATGTGAAACAAAAAAGGGTAGTAGCAATGTCTTCAGAGTCTCGGCAAGTTAGTGTCAGGTTCCAGGTCCATTATGTAACAAGTACTGGTGTGCAGTTCATTGCAGTCACTGGAGACCATGAGAGTCTTGGGAGATGGAACACTTACATCCCACTCCAGGGTAGCAAGGATGGGTTCTGGTCTCACTCAGTGTCCCTGCCAGCAGATACGGTGGTGGAATGGAAGTTTGTGGTGGTAGAGAATGGAGAAGTTACCCGCTGGGAAGAATGCAGCAATAGGTTCCTAGAGACTGGCCATGAAGATAAAGTGGTTCACAAGTGGTGGGGGATTCCCTGA